A single window of Sulfurovum sp. UBA12169 DNA harbors:
- a CDS encoding dTMP kinase produces MYILFEGIDTCGKTTQIELIAKNHPEVIITKEPGGTSFGKKAREILLNDSLSSKRAELLLFLADRAEHYEEIIKPNKDKLILSDRGFLSGIGYALANSDFDFDLLVSLNKFALQDHLPDKVILFLTDMETLKKRISQKSLDGIELRGLEYLLHVQEQMKKSLIKLSIPHLFVDATQSIDTIHTQINNFLRNTL; encoded by the coding sequence ATGTACATTTTGTTTGAAGGCATAGATACATGCGGTAAAACTACGCAAATTGAATTGATAGCCAAAAACCATCCTGAGGTAATCATCACAAAAGAGCCCGGCGGAACCTCATTTGGCAAAAAAGCCAGAGAGATATTGCTTAACGATTCACTTTCTTCCAAGCGAGCCGAACTTTTACTTTTTTTGGCAGACCGTGCTGAACATTATGAAGAGATTATCAAACCAAACAAAGACAAACTTATACTTTCTGACAGAGGTTTTCTCTCCGGTATAGGCTATGCCCTTGCCAATAGCGATTTTGACTTTGATCTGCTTGTCTCACTTAATAAATTTGCACTTCAAGATCACCTGCCCGATAAAGTGATATTGTTTTTGACAGATATGGAGACACTCAAAAAGAGAATATCACAAAAAAGTCTAGACGGTATAGAGTTAAGGGGCTTGGAATATTTGCTTCACGTACAAGAGCAGATGAAAAAAAGTCTTATCAAACTTAGCATCCCTCATCTTTTTGTGGATGCAACCCAATCCATAGACACCATACATACCCAAATAAACAACTTTTTAAGGAATACACTATGA
- a CDS encoding pantetheine-phosphate adenylyltransferase — protein MNTFRRAIYPGTFDPVTNGHLDILRRACKMFDEIIIAVAESETKNPMFSLEQRIEMAKAVTKIFPKVKVIGFNGLLVTLSDNLDANIIIRGLRAVSDFEYELQMGYANASLKKDLETIYLMPSLEHAFVSSSVVRSILHFDGKIDHLLPPEVYKMIQGYKK, from the coding sequence ATGAATACTTTTAGACGAGCAATCTATCCGGGAACATTTGATCCTGTCACCAATGGACATTTGGATATCCTAAGAAGAGCATGCAAAATGTTTGATGAAATTATCATTGCAGTAGCAGAAAGTGAAACTAAAAATCCTATGTTCAGCCTAGAACAGCGTATTGAAATGGCAAAAGCCGTCACCAAAATATTTCCTAAAGTAAAAGTGATCGGCTTCAACGGTCTGCTCGTTACCCTCTCTGACAATCTGGATGCCAATATTATCATCAGAGGATTGCGAGCGGTGAGCGACTTTGAGTATGAGCTGCAGATGGGATATGCCAATGCATCTCTTAAAAAAGATCTGGAGACCATCTATCTTATGCCTAGTCTCGAACATGCTTTTGTGAGCTCTTCTGTCGTGCGATCCATTTTGCATTTTGATGGAAAAATAGACCATCTTTTACCTCCGGAGGTCTACAAAATGATCCAAGGATATAAAAAATAA
- a CDS encoding 3-octaprenyl-4-hydroxybenzoate carboxy-lyase: protein MKLVIAITGASGVDMGKKFINCLPQDIEAHVVVSDNALTVESFENTKVTLHQNNNIAASISSGSFKVDATAIIPCSMNTLAKIACGISDNLATRVAAVALKEQKKLLLAPREMPFSAIALENMHKLASLGVIIAPPVIGYYSDSSTLEEMERFIIGKWYDALGIDNSLYKRWGTP from the coding sequence ATGAAACTTGTAATAGCAATTACCGGTGCTAGCGGTGTTGATATGGGTAAAAAGTTTATCAACTGTTTGCCTCAGGACATCGAGGCACATGTAGTCGTTTCAGACAATGCCCTCACTGTAGAGTCGTTTGAAAACACGAAAGTTACTCTGCATCAAAACAACAACATTGCAGCATCCATTTCAAGCGGTTCATTTAAAGTGGATGCAACGGCCATCATTCCGTGCAGCATGAATACTCTGGCCAAAATAGCATGCGGCATCAGCGACAATCTTGCAACAAGAGTAGCTGCAGTTGCGCTTAAAGAACAAAAAAAGCTGCTGCTTGCTCCCAGAGAAATGCCCTTTTCCGCTATTGCATTAGAAAATATGCATAAGTTGGCTTCTTTGGGCGTTATTATCGCTCCGCCGGTGATAGGATACTACTCCGATTCGAGCACCCTTGAAGAGATGGAGCGCTTCATTATTGGAAAATGGTACGATGCGCTAGGCATTGATAACAGTTTATATAAAAGATGGGGAACACCATGA
- a CDS encoding cell division protein FtsK, whose translation MKITLIITAVLFIYGAFSTLFHDSALVGNIGKKVGDVNVFLFGYLAYINILILFYPLYKLFTDSRKLKEIDFYLGWLLFFIGLIFLQSLIVESKEAGYIGTQIVEFLQPFIGKAGLWLSWLMITALSLVFILDDDFSPGDLKLHRFSFKPIWRGLQNSLQKIKVFFRKLFTNPFASPPLENDMMPPLEQKKDKTAQKRLQFSSENQRISQMPLKKEDHFMKEVKKIPIHPIDDLVVDERAAKEDSLLHDLQLKNTHVQRVEELEENSKLLEQIEKGAVAKPKNFKLPKLDFLQKAPKTTKKINEAEIDRKIEDLLSKLKQFNVDGDVVRTYSGPLVTTFEFKPAPNVKVSKILNLQDDLAMALSAETIRIQAPIPGRDVVGIEIPNDTIETIYLREILESDLFRESSSPLTVALGKDIVGKPFITDIKKLPHLLIAGTTGSGKSVGINAMILSLLYRNDPDQLKLMLIDPKMLEFSIYNDIPHLITPVITEAKKAIAALSNMVGEMERRYKLMAKNRTKNIDNYNEKVKQDGSADPFPFIVVVIDELADLMMNGGKEVEYSIARLAQMARACGIHLIVATQRPSVDVVTGLIKANLPSRLSYRVGQRIDSKVILDTMGAESLLGRGDGLFTPPGAVGLVRIHAPWNTEEEIEEVVEFLKEQRVPQYDESFLVTGGASSEGKNADMELDPLFEEAKNVILTDNKTSISYLQRKLQIGYNRSANIIEQLEAMGILSEPNAKGNREIL comes from the coding sequence GTGAAGATTACACTGATTATAACTGCTGTCCTTTTTATTTATGGTGCGTTTTCAACGTTATTTCATGACAGTGCATTGGTTGGAAATATAGGAAAAAAGGTCGGGGATGTCAATGTTTTTTTATTTGGGTATTTGGCCTATATCAATATTTTAATACTTTTTTATCCCCTGTATAAGCTTTTTACTGATTCTCGCAAGCTCAAAGAAATTGATTTTTATCTCGGATGGCTGCTCTTTTTTATAGGATTGATTTTTTTGCAATCTTTGATAGTTGAATCCAAAGAGGCAGGCTATATCGGAACACAGATTGTAGAGTTTTTGCAGCCATTTATCGGTAAAGCAGGATTGTGGCTTTCGTGGCTAATGATAACAGCACTCTCTTTGGTTTTTATCCTGGATGATGATTTTAGTCCCGGAGATTTAAAATTGCATCGATTTTCGTTTAAACCTATATGGCGGGGATTGCAAAACAGTTTGCAAAAAATAAAAGTATTTTTTAGAAAGCTATTTACCAATCCTTTTGCGTCGCCGCCTTTGGAAAATGACATGATGCCTCCTCTGGAACAAAAAAAAGACAAAACAGCGCAAAAGAGACTCCAGTTTTCTTCTGAGAATCAAAGAATTTCTCAGATGCCTCTTAAAAAAGAAGACCATTTCATGAAAGAGGTCAAAAAAATACCTATACATCCGATAGATGATCTTGTGGTTGACGAACGAGCAGCAAAAGAAGACTCATTACTTCATGATTTGCAACTTAAAAACACACATGTTCAAAGAGTAGAAGAACTGGAAGAAAACTCAAAACTTTTAGAACAGATAGAAAAAGGCGCAGTAGCCAAACCAAAAAACTTTAAATTGCCAAAGCTGGATTTTTTACAAAAAGCACCCAAGACAACCAAAAAAATCAATGAGGCCGAGATAGACAGAAAAATAGAAGATTTGCTTTCTAAGCTTAAGCAGTTTAATGTAGACGGAGACGTGGTGCGTACGTATAGCGGACCGCTGGTTACTACTTTTGAGTTTAAGCCTGCTCCCAATGTTAAAGTTTCCAAAATACTCAACCTTCAAGATGATCTTGCCATGGCGCTTAGTGCTGAAACGATACGCATACAGGCGCCTATTCCGGGTCGAGATGTGGTGGGTATCGAGATACCAAATGACACGATAGAAACGATTTATTTGCGTGAAATACTTGAAAGCGACCTTTTTAGAGAATCAAGCTCTCCTCTAACGGTGGCTTTGGGTAAAGATATTGTAGGGAAACCTTTTATTACGGATATTAAAAAATTGCCCCATTTGCTGATCGCCGGCACAACAGGTTCGGGTAAATCTGTAGGTATTAATGCAATGATACTTTCTTTGCTCTACAGAAACGATCCCGATCAGTTAAAGCTGATGCTTATAGATCCCAAAATGCTTGAGTTTTCTATCTATAACGATATTCCTCATCTTATTACGCCTGTGATTACAGAGGCAAAAAAAGCCATTGCGGCCCTGTCGAACATGGTGGGAGAAATGGAACGCCGTTATAAGCTGATGGCAAAGAACCGCACCAAAAATATCGATAATTACAATGAAAAAGTAAAACAGGACGGTTCTGCCGATCCGTTTCCGTTTATCGTAGTAGTGATAGACGAGTTGGCAGATTTGATGATGAACGGAGGCAAGGAGGTGGAGTATTCCATTGCCAGACTTGCCCAAATGGCAAGAGCATGCGGGATTCACTTGATCGTCGCCACGCAAAGGCCCAGTGTGGACGTAGTTACCGGGCTCATTAAAGCCAACCTGCCTTCAAGGCTGAGCTACAGGGTAGGACAGCGTATTGACTCAAAAGTCATCCTGGATACGATGGGCGCGGAAAGTTTGCTGGGGCGGGGAGACGGGCTTTTTACACCCCCGGGAGCAGTAGGTCTTGTGCGCATTCATGCACCATGGAACACTGAAGAGGAGATAGAAGAAGTTGTTGAGTTTCTTAAGGAGCAGCGTGTTCCGCAATACGATGAAAGTTTTTTAGTTACAGGAGGGGCCTCTTCTGAGGGGAAAAATGCCGATATGGAATTGGACCCGCTTTTTGAAGAAGCAAAAAATGTGATTTTGACAGACAATAAAACGTCTATCTCTTATTTGCAGCGCAAATTGCAAATAGGCTATAATAGATCAGCCAATATTATTGAGCAGCTTGAAGCGATGGGTATACTCAGCGAACCCAATGCGAAAGGCAATAGAGAGATACTATAA
- a CDS encoding bifunctional aconitate hydratase 2/2-methylisocitrate dehydratase, translating into MALIEEYKAHTAEREKLGVPPLPLTAEQTAELVELLKADKLEEETYLLDLIENKVPAGVDDAAYVKAAFLNAIIQDDAVCHAIDKVHAIKILGKMLGGFNVGPLVEALRHLHVEVAQAAADELKNTILVYNSFNDVKELMDHGNAFAKEVIESWANAEWFTNKPELPSEITLTVYKIPGETNTDDLSPASEAFTRADIPLHANSMLVSRMENPLETMASLKEQGYPLAYVGDVVGTGSSRKSGINSVQWHMGEDIPGIPNKRTGGVVIGSIIAPIFFNTAEDSGCLPIEANVDALETGDVITVKPFKGVIEKEGKAVSEFKITPNTLPDEMRAGGRIPLIIGKGLTAKAREALGLPSSGIFMTPEQPADNGKGFTLAQKMVGKACGMEGVKPGVYCEPIATTVGSQDTTGPMTRDEIKELAALSFGADMTMQSFCHTAAYPKPADIQLQHTLPEFWTSRKGVILRPGDGVIHSWLNRLCLPDTVGTGGDSHTRFPIGISFPAGSGLVAFAGVTGMMPLTMPESVLVRFKGEMQPGITLRDLVNAIPYYAIKQGLLTVEKKGKKNIFAGRVLEIEGLETLKCEQAFELSDASAERSAAACTVKLDKEPVMEYLGSNIALIEEMIKEGYQDAATLQRRADKMRAWLANPQLLEADKDAEYAAVIEIDLNEVAEPILACPNDPDDVATLSEILADEKRPKEISEVFVGSCMTNIGLFRALGEVLKGEGQVSTKLWVVPPTKMDEKTLIEEGYYAIYGTAGARTEIPGCSLCMGNQAQATKGATVFSTSTRNFDNRLGKDTKVYLGSAEMAAVASLLGKIPTKEEYMNIVTKKINDANKNSVYKYLNFDQVSSEALEAMVR; encoded by the coding sequence ATGGCCTTAATCGAAGAATATAAAGCACATACAGCAGAACGTGAAAAACTTGGTGTACCTCCGTTGCCGCTTACCGCAGAACAAACTGCAGAGTTGGTAGAGCTGCTCAAAGCAGACAAATTGGAAGAAGAAACCTATCTTTTGGATCTAATTGAAAACAAAGTTCCCGCAGGTGTCGATGATGCTGCGTATGTGAAAGCTGCATTTTTAAATGCCATCATTCAAGATGATGCGGTATGTCATGCCATTGATAAAGTGCATGCGATCAAAATTTTAGGAAAAATGCTTGGCGGATTTAACGTTGGTCCGCTAGTGGAGGCCTTAAGACACCTTCATGTTGAGGTGGCACAAGCAGCTGCCGATGAATTGAAAAATACGATTTTGGTCTATAACTCCTTTAATGATGTTAAAGAGCTTATGGATCATGGAAATGCTTTTGCAAAAGAGGTGATTGAGTCTTGGGCAAATGCCGAGTGGTTTACCAATAAACCGGAACTTCCGTCAGAAATTACGCTTACGGTTTATAAAATTCCCGGAGAAACCAATACCGATGACCTCTCTCCCGCATCTGAAGCATTCACAAGAGCAGATATCCCGCTTCATGCAAACTCTATGCTGGTTTCACGTATGGAAAATCCGCTTGAAACGATGGCAAGCTTAAAAGAACAAGGCTATCCTCTTGCATACGTAGGAGATGTTGTCGGTACAGGAAGTTCTAGAAAATCAGGTATCAACTCGGTGCAGTGGCATATGGGTGAAGATATACCGGGCATCCCCAATAAAAGAACAGGCGGGGTTGTGATCGGTTCTATTATCGCTCCAATTTTCTTCAATACAGCAGAAGACAGCGGGTGTTTGCCTATTGAAGCAAACGTCGATGCGCTGGAAACGGGTGACGTGATCACGGTGAAACCTTTTAAGGGGGTGATCGAAAAAGAAGGAAAAGCAGTCAGTGAATTTAAAATCACTCCCAATACACTTCCTGATGAGATGAGGGCAGGAGGACGTATTCCGTTGATTATCGGTAAAGGATTAACAGCCAAAGCCAGAGAAGCACTTGGTCTGCCTTCTTCAGGCATTTTTATGACACCCGAGCAACCGGCGGATAACGGCAAAGGCTTTACGCTTGCGCAAAAAATGGTAGGGAAAGCATGCGGCATGGAAGGTGTAAAGCCGGGCGTTTACTGTGAGCCGATAGCAACAACGGTTGGTTCGCAAGATACCACCGGCCCTATGACCAGAGATGAGATCAAAGAGCTTGCGGCACTTAGCTTTGGCGCAGATATGACAATGCAGTCTTTTTGTCATACAGCAGCCTATCCGAAACCGGCAGACATTCAGCTTCAGCATACACTTCCTGAGTTTTGGACGAGCAGAAAAGGGGTCATACTGAGACCCGGCGATGGTGTCATTCATTCTTGGCTCAATAGATTGTGTCTGCCAGACACAGTAGGTACCGGAGGAGACAGCCATACCAGATTCCCAATCGGTATCTCGTTTCCGGCAGGATCTGGGCTTGTGGCATTCGCGGGTGTAACAGGCATGATGCCCCTTACGATGCCGGAGTCTGTCTTGGTGCGGTTCAAGGGTGAAATGCAGCCGGGTATCACGCTTCGCGATCTTGTCAATGCGATTCCTTATTATGCGATCAAGCAAGGTTTGCTTACCGTTGAAAAGAAAGGTAAGAAAAACATATTTGCAGGGCGCGTACTTGAGATCGAAGGACTTGAAACATTAAAATGCGAACAGGCATTTGAGCTTAGCGATGCAAGTGCGGAGCGTTCAGCGGCAGCATGTACAGTTAAGCTTGATAAAGAGCCGGTAATGGAATATCTTGGTTCAAATATCGCGCTTATCGAAGAGATGATTAAAGAGGGCTACCAGGATGCGGCTACGCTTCAAAGAAGGGCAGACAAAATGAGAGCATGGCTTGCCAATCCGCAGCTTCTTGAGGCAGATAAAGACGCAGAATATGCAGCGGTGATCGAAATTGATCTTAACGAAGTTGCCGAGCCGATTCTTGCCTGTCCGAATGATCCGGACGATGTTGCAACATTGAGCGAAATATTGGCCGATGAGAAAAGACCAAAAGAGATCAGCGAAGTATTTGTTGGAAGCTGCATGACTAATATCGGACTTTTTAGAGCATTGGGCGAAGTGCTTAAAGGCGAAGGGCAGGTTTCTACCAAACTATGGGTTGTTCCACCGACAAAAATGGATGAAAAAACACTCATTGAAGAGGGGTATTATGCCATTTACGGTACGGCAGGAGCACGCACGGAGATTCCGGGATGTTCGCTTTGTATGGGCAACCAGGCGCAGGCCACGAAAGGAGCAACCGTCTTTAGCACCAGCACAAGAAACTTTGATAACAGATTGGGTAAAGACACCAAGGTATATTTGGGTTCGGCAGAGATGGCAGCCGTAGCGTCACTCTTGGGTAAAATCCCCACCAAAGAGGAGTACATGAATATCGTTACTAAGAAGATCAACGATGCCAACAAAAACAGTGTGTATAAATACCTTAATTTTGATCAGGTTTCAAGTGAAGCGCTTGAAGCGATGGTGAGATAA
- a CDS encoding acyl-CoA thioester hydrolase, producing the protein MQIRVYYEDTDAGGIVYHTNYIKYCERARSEIFFSKGLCPFEEERSGFVVHNLHADFLATSKLGDLVEVKTSVIKISRSSVMLLQEIFKEEVKIFSMKVTLVYLAEGKPARIPALFKEIFQKI; encoded by the coding sequence GTGCAGATACGAGTTTATTACGAAGACACCGATGCAGGCGGGATAGTTTATCATACCAATTACATCAAATATTGTGAAAGGGCGCGGTCGGAGATCTTTTTTTCCAAAGGATTGTGTCCGTTTGAGGAAGAACGAAGCGGTTTTGTGGTGCATAATCTCCATGCCGATTTTTTGGCTACTTCAAAACTGGGCGATCTGGTGGAGGTTAAAACAAGCGTTATTAAGATAAGCCGCTCAAGCGTTATGCTTCTCCAGGAGATTTTTAAAGAGGAGGTCAAAATATTTAGCATGAAAGTGACTTTAGTGTATCTCGCAGAAGGAAAGCCTGCACGCATCCCCGCTCTATTTAAAGAGATTTTTCAAAAAATATAA